ACAATATGCACGATTACTTATCCGCGAGCCAATGACAGGTCTGTTCGTGATAGCCGTTTGCAATAGCTTCCGTCTGGCTCAACGTTGTCCCGCGCGGAGTTTGTCGTCTATATCGATTGGCACGTATTGGGATTCGCTCTAACCCATATGACCTCAGCCAGGTTCCAGCAGACACGATCATCACGAACATGATCAACTCACTGACACTGAAGAGGGCCGCTGTCGATCAACAGACATAGATCGTCGAATGCGTGGCTGATCTAAGGTCGAGCTGTCTTCTCATGGCTCAGCGGATTAGTAGCGGCATATCACGATCATGAAGAGCTTCATTGGTACAGCCCTCAGAGACAATTGGATTCTTGGTGCCTTGGCCATTCTCAGGAACTGGATCTGTGGAAGGTTGCCACAGCATGCTAGTCGGTCGGTGGGGTAGAAAGCCACAGTGAGTCTGTATACACGATACTTTCAAGGGAACGCTCACATGGTTTCAATGTAGCGCAAAAAAATGCAGGAAATGTGTCGAGAGGATGTTCAGGCCCGCGCTGATTATGTGGAGAACTTATGACGATTTGAAGACATTATCGCACGATCAAGACTGGACAATGAGCCTGATGAAGGACGCTATGGGAAACACTGCCGAGGAAAAAACGAGACAGGCCTTTCCGCCCATGTGAGCTCATCATAATCATATCGGCCTTGTTGGATTTTTGTTGTTCCAGGATGGCAAAGGAAGGGTTGCCGAGTCCAATATGACTTGAGGCAGGATAGCCGAGCGTTTCAAGCATCGTTGTGAGTGCGTCGAGTGTTTTTTGGACATTCGTAATGGCATGTTCTTCTAACAGGGTGTTTTGCTTCAATGTGATTGGCCAAGGAGCCTGTGGCAGTGGCCAGACGATCATGAGTTGGATGTTGACCATTTGACGAAACGGCTTCATCGCCAAAAAATTGAAGGCTATCCGGGCATCCTCTTCTCCTTCAATCGGAAGAAGAATGTTGACTAAAGAAGAGAGAGGAGACTTGAAGACACACGTCGAGCGTGAGGCGTGAAGGACGGTACGATGAGAAACACTTCCCAACAGTAATTCTTCCACGTGTCCTAGGCCACGTGCCCCGAGCATGACCAAGTCGGATTCTGTCGTTAGAGCGGTATCGAGGATGACCTGAGCCGGGGAACCAATTTGATGAATTTGTAACGCTGGGACGAAATCCTGGGGTACTTCCTTCGCTGTTTGAGAGAGTAGGGCATTCCCTTCTTGACGCAGACCTTCTTCGATATCCTCCTTTACCCGATCCCGCATTTTTGAAGTAATCATCGGATGATCTAACTCTGGCAAGGTTAAGGCATGCACCAACGTGAATTCTTCAGGCGGCCTGAAATGTGCAAGAGCCTGAATGGCATACGTTGATTGAGTTGAGCCATCGACCGCCACGAGTATTTTCATCAGATGTTTCCTAAGGCGCTTCCTAAATCCAAGATTGATGGTCAATGACTAGATAAATCAGCAAAAGCAGTGCCAACGATTAAAGGGGAAATTGTTGTTGTATTTTGCTACAGTCATGTGATGCTCGGAGTAATGAGCTCTGTCTCCTTACCTTCCTAAAATCATCCCCGGGCCATGATCACGCTGCCTATTGTGGGCACATATGTCGAGAGGACGGTCGGAAGACGGATTGATCGTGAACTTTTACGCTTTTAGGTGTTGTATGACTCAGGATGAAAATAGAATTCTTATCGTTGATGATGATCCAGACATGCGTAATTTGCTGCAAGATATCTTGATCGATCAGTCCTATCATGTGGGTAGCGCCCGGGATGGTCAGGAGGCTTTGCAAAAACTTGAATGTGAGCCGTACACGTTGATTCTTACGGACTTGCGTATGAAGGGGATGGATGGATTATCGCTCCTTCAAGAGGTCACCAAAACCCACCCTCAATGCAATCTGATCATGATGACGGCCTTTGGGACGGTTGAAACGGCCGTTGAAGCGATGCGGCAAGGCGCGTTCGATTATCTCACGAAACCGATTAAGACCGAGGAGCTCCTCGTCACGGTTGATAAGGCCATGCGGGAGGCGCTTTTACGCCGTGAGGTCGAACAGCTGAGAAAGCAGGTGCGTCGTGAATTTTCATTCGATCAGATTTTAGGTAAAAGCAAGCCGATGCGGGACGTGTTTGATCTCGTTCGCAGAGTGGCTGATTCCCAAACGAATATTCTGATCACGGGAGAAAGTGGAACAGGAAAAGAACTGGTCGCGAAAGCCATTCATTTTAATAGCCAGCGAAAATCCGAATCGTTCGTTCCTGTCAATTGTGCGGCGATTCCTGAACAGCTGCTGGAAAGCGAACTCTTTGGCCATGTCAAAGGCGCGTTTACCGACGCGAAATCCGATAAACGCGGTCTGTTCGAGGAAGCCCAAGGCGGAACGCTTTTTTTGGATGAAATTAGTGAACTCCCGTTAATGCTGCAGGCCAAATTGCTTCGGGCCGTACAGGAGCGTGAGATACGGCGTGTCGGAGCCACTCGTTCGAGCCCGATTGATGTTCGGATCATCGCGGCAACGAACGTGAGGTTAGCGGAAGCCGTCAAGGGTAAAAGCTTTCGTGAAGACCTCTATTATCGTTTAAATGTGATTGAAATTCGTCTGCCGCCTCTTCGGGAGCGAAGAGAAGATATTCCGATTCTCGTACATGGATTGTTGGAAAGAAGCCGGGCGGCTCAACAGAAGAATATCCACGACATTATGGAATCGGCGCTTGTTCGGCTCCTCGACTACCCATGGCCAGGTAATGTTCGTGAGCTTGAAAATGTCATCGAGCGAGCGGCGACTCTGGCGCAGCAAGATCGCATTACATTAGACGACCTCCCTCCAGTCATTCGTGAAGTGCGTGGAGAAGGACAACTGATTGAAGATGCGGTTGATCGCTTGCTTCCTTTGGATGAGCTGGAACAGCTCTACATTCGTCGGATTCTCGACAAAATGGGTGGAAACAAGTATCAAGCAGCCCAGACTCTCGGAATCGATCGAAAAACTCTCTACCGAAAATTGGGTGAAATGGTCGCGAAGGAACACGTGTAACATTTCCATTCGTCAGATGTCACCTCCATCCCATGACGAACGGCTCAGACAGGAACTAGAAACTCTTCGAACAGAGTTGGCTGAACTTCGAGCCGTTCAACGCAGACACGAACAGACAGAAGCCGGCTTACAGGCTCTTGAGCTTCAATTGGCTGGCATTATTCACTCCGCCATGGATGCGATTATCACGGTCGATGCCGAGCAGCGTGTGGTGCTCTTTAACGTGGCCGCCGAAAAGATGTTTGGGTACCAAGCTGCCGACATGCTTGGTGCCCCTCTGGATCGGTTGATCCCCGTACGGTCGCGGCCAGCTCATCAACACTATATTCACCAGTTTAGTCAGAATCACAAAACCGGCCGCCGCGTGGGTAATTTAGGAGCGATCTCAGGACTTCGGGCCAATGGTGAGGAATTTCCGATTGAGGCTTCGATTTCGCACGCCGAAGTCGGTGGGGACGCACTTTTCACGGTCATTCTTCGCGATATCTCCGAACGCGTGAAGTCCAAAACGATGTTGCAGGAGACGCAACGCACGCTGACGACCTTAATTAAGCATTTATCTGGAATGGTGTACCGTTGCCGAAATGATCGAGATTGGTCGATGTTATTCGTCAGTGAGGGGTGCCAACAGCTCACGGGGTATTTGCCGGAAGAGTTTTTGGAGCAAGGGACCGTCTCGTATGGTCGCGATGTAATCCTGAAAGATGACCGAGAGCGAATTTGGCAAGAGGTACAAGCGGCGAACGCGAAAGGTTCTTCCTATCAATTGTCGTACCGGATCAAAACGGTGGATGGCTCGATCAAGTGGGTATGGGAGCAAGGAAGCGGAGTA
The genomic region above belongs to Nitrospirales bacterium and contains:
- a CDS encoding universal stress protein, which gives rise to MKILVAVDGSTQSTYAIQALAHFRPPEEFTLVHALTLPELDHPMITSKMRDRVKEDIEEGLRQEGNALLSQTAKEVPQDFVPALQIHQIGSPAQVILDTALTTESDLVMLGARGLGHVEELLLGSVSHRTVLHASRSTCVFKSPLSSLVNILLPIEGEEDARIAFNFLAMKPFRQMVNIQLMIVWPLPQAPWPITLKQNTLLEEHAITNVQKTLDALTTMLETLGYPASSHIGLGNPSFAILEQQKSNKADMIMMSSHGRKGLSRFFLGSVSHSVLHQAHCPVLIVR
- a CDS encoding sigma-54 dependent transcriptional regulator, encoding MTQDENRILIVDDDPDMRNLLQDILIDQSYHVGSARDGQEALQKLECEPYTLILTDLRMKGMDGLSLLQEVTKTHPQCNLIMMTAFGTVETAVEAMRQGAFDYLTKPIKTEELLVTVDKAMREALLRREVEQLRKQVRREFSFDQILGKSKPMRDVFDLVRRVADSQTNILITGESGTGKELVAKAIHFNSQRKSESFVPVNCAAIPEQLLESELFGHVKGAFTDAKSDKRGLFEEAQGGTLFLDEISELPLMLQAKLLRAVQEREIRRVGATRSSPIDVRIIAATNVRLAEAVKGKSFREDLYYRLNVIEIRLPPLRERREDIPILVHGLLERSRAAQQKNIHDIMESALVRLLDYPWPGNVRELENVIERAATLAQQDRITLDDLPPVIREVRGEGQLIEDAVDRLLPLDELEQLYIRRILDKMGGNKYQAAQTLGIDRKTLYRKLGEMVAKEHV
- a CDS encoding PAS domain S-box protein, yielding MSPPSHDERLRQELETLRTELAELRAVQRRHEQTEAGLQALELQLAGIIHSAMDAIITVDAEQRVVLFNVAAEKMFGYQAADMLGAPLDRLIPVRSRPAHQHYIHQFSQNHKTGRRVGNLGAISGLRANGEEFPIEASISHAEVGGDALFTVILRDISERVKSKTMLQETQRTLTTLIKHLSGMVYRCRNDRDWSMLFVSEGCQQLTGYLPEEFLEQGTVSYGRDVILKDDRERIWQEVQAANAKGSSYQLSYRIKTVDGSIKWVWEQGSGVAGHDQTVHALEGYVFDITQEKILEDRLRKTERLAELGTLASGMAHEIGTPMNVILGRAEYLMRKTTDGKAKEGLTTIITQVERITKIMNQLLSFARKRPIERSAIHLKAVLDNVFDIMHERFIKHGIGIELIAKDHVPSVFADADQLSQVFLNISINACHAMANGGMLTTVIQKSGHHVCVSISDTGEGIPAENLSRLFDPFFTTKPVGEGTGLGLTVVHGIIQEHDGRITVESELGQGTTFHIFLPIYPLSK